Proteins from a single region of Flavobacterium sp. YJ01:
- a CDS encoding four helix bundle protein gives MRDFKKYDIWQLSHSLTLEIYKMTSCFPKEELYGLTSQIRRASSSIPTNISEGCGRSSDKEFNQFLNIALGSANETEYLLILAKDLQYLNNEIAEKQIEKINSIKSKIYKLKQVLVQQ, from the coding sequence ATGAGAGATTTTAAAAAATACGACATTTGGCAACTAAGCCACTCATTAACTTTAGAAATTTATAAAATGACTTCTTGCTTTCCAAAAGAAGAGTTATATGGATTAACAAGTCAAATTAGAAGGGCGTCTTCTTCAATTCCAACCAATATTAGTGAAGGATGCGGAAGAAGTAGTGACAAAGAGTTTAATCAATTTCTCAACATTGCTTTGGGTTCTGCAAATGAGACAGAATATTTATTGATTTTAGCTAAAGATTTGCAATATTTAAACAATGAAATTGCAGAAAAACAGATAGAAAAAATCAATAGCATAAAAAGCAAAATTTACAAATTAAAGCAAGTATTAGTTCAGCAATAA
- the groL gene encoding chaperonin GroEL (60 kDa chaperone family; promotes refolding of misfolded polypeptides especially under stressful conditions; forms two stacked rings of heptamers to form a barrel-shaped 14mer; ends can be capped by GroES; misfolded proteins enter the barrel where they are refolded when GroES binds), with translation MAKDIKFDIEARDGLKRGVDALANAVKVTLGPKGRNVIIGKSFGGPTVTKDGVSVAKEIELKDALENMGAQMVKEVASKTNDLAGDGTTTATVLAQAIVKEGLKNVAAGANPMDLKRGIDKAVETIVADLAKQAKVVGSDSDKIKQIASISANNDEVIGELIATAFAKVGKEGVITVEEAKGTDTFVDVVEGMQFDRGYLSPYFVTNPEKMEVELDSPYILLYDKKVSSLKELLPVLEPVAQSGKPLLIIAEDVDGEALSTLVVNKLRGALKIAAVKAPGFGDRRKAMLEDIAILTGGTVISEERGYTLENTTIEMLGNAKRVSIDKDNTTIVSGAGEADIIKNRVNQIKGQMETTTSDYDKEKLQERLAKLAGGVAVLYVGAASEVEMKEKKDRVDDALHATRAAVEEGIVAGGGVALLRAKLALADLKADNADEATGIQIVSRAVESPLRTIVENAGLEGSVVVAKVSEGSGDFGYNAKTDEYVDMLTAGIIDPKKVTRVALENAASVSGMILTTECALIDIKEENAGGGMPMGGGMPGMM, from the coding sequence ATGGCAAAAGATATAAAATTTGATATTGAAGCACGTGACGGATTAAAACGTGGTGTTGATGCATTAGCAAATGCTGTAAAAGTAACTCTTGGACCGAAAGGTCGTAACGTAATCATCGGAAAATCATTTGGTGGACCAACTGTTACTAAAGATGGTGTTTCTGTTGCAAAAGAAATCGAATTAAAAGACGCACTAGAAAATATGGGTGCGCAAATGGTAAAAGAAGTAGCTTCTAAAACTAATGATTTAGCTGGAGACGGAACTACAACTGCTACAGTTTTAGCGCAAGCTATCGTAAAAGAAGGTCTTAAAAACGTTGCAGCAGGTGCAAATCCAATGGACTTGAAACGTGGTATCGACAAAGCTGTTGAAACTATCGTGGCAGACTTAGCAAAACAAGCTAAAGTGGTTGGAAGTGATTCTGACAAAATCAAACAAATTGCTTCTATCTCTGCAAACAATGACGAAGTTATTGGTGAATTAATCGCTACAGCTTTCGCTAAAGTTGGAAAAGAAGGTGTTATTACTGTGGAAGAAGCTAAAGGAACTGATACTTTCGTTGACGTTGTTGAAGGAATGCAGTTTGACAGAGGTTACCTTTCTCCTTACTTTGTAACAAATCCAGAGAAAATGGAAGTTGAATTAGACTCTCCATACATCTTATTATACGACAAAAAAGTATCTTCTTTAAAAGAATTACTTCCAGTTTTAGAGCCAGTTGCTCAATCAGGAAAACCATTATTGATTATTGCTGAAGATGTTGACGGTGAAGCGCTTTCTACTTTAGTGGTAAACAAATTAAGAGGTGCTCTTAAAATTGCTGCTGTAAAAGCTCCAGGTTTTGGAGACAGAAGAAAAGCAATGTTAGAAGATATCGCAATCTTAACTGGTGGAACTGTAATTTCTGAAGAAAGAGGTTATACTTTAGAAAACACAACTATCGAAATGTTAGGAAACGCAAAAAGAGTTTCTATCGATAAAGACAATACAACTATCGTAAGCGGTGCTGGCGAGGCTGATATCATCAAAAACAGAGTAAACCAAATTAAAGGTCAGATGGAAACTACTACATCTGATTACGATAAAGAAAAATTGCAAGAGCGTTTGGCTAAATTAGCTGGTGGTGTTGCTGTTCTTTATGTTGGTGCTGCTTCTGAGGTTGAAATGAAAGAGAAAAAAGACAGAGTTGATGACGCTTTACACGCAACTCGTGCCGCTGTTGAAGAAGGAATCGTTGCTGGAGGTGGTGTAGCTTTATTAAGAGCTAAACTTGCTTTAGCTGATTTAAAAGCTGATAATGCTGACGAGGCTACAGGAATTCAAATCGTTTCTCGCGCTGTTGAATCTCCATTAAGAACTATCGTTGAAAACGCTGGCCTTGAAGGTTCTGTTGTTGTAGCTAAAGTTTCTGAAGGTTCAGGTGATTTTGGATACAATGCAAAAACTGACGAATATGTAGACATGCTTACTGCTGGAATTATCGATCCTAAAAAAGTAACTCGTGTGGCTCTTGAAAATGCTGCATCTGTTTCTGGAATGATTCTTACTACAGAATGTGCATTAATTGATATTAAAGAAGAAAATGCTGGAGGCGGAATGCCAATGGGAGGCGGAATGCCAGGAATGATGTAA
- the secG gene encoding preprotein translocase subunit SecG produces MSTFSIFLVLITIVCFLLIIVIMVQNPKGGGLSSTISGTQMLGGVQKTTDFLDKSTWTLATVLIVLILLSSLSFSGALSDTDSKLIDKTEAPVNTPAAPAQGTTPAPAAPATK; encoded by the coding sequence ATGAGCACATTTTCAATTTTTTTAGTTTTAATCACAATAGTTTGTTTTCTATTGATCATCGTTATCATGGTACAAAACCCTAAAGGAGGCGGATTGTCTTCTACTATTAGTGGAACACAAATGTTAGGTGGAGTACAAAAAACAACTGACTTTTTAGATAAAAGTACTTGGACTTTAGCTACTGTTCTAATTGTGTTAATTTTACTTTCTAGCTTAAGTTTTTCTGGAGCTTTAAGCGACACAGATTCTAAACTTATTGACAAAACAGAAGCTCCTGTAAATACACCTGCAGCTCCGGCACAAGGAACTACTCCTGCTCCGGCAGCACCAGCAACTAAATAA
- a CDS encoding SDR family NAD(P)-dependent oxidoreductase: MDNKKVWFITGASKGIGLELAKKLLAEGYKVAATSRIEASLIKELGNTSESFLPLEMDLVDEKSVKNAIDKTINHFKTIDVLVNNAGYGLLGTLEELTDTEARKNYEVNVFGLLNVIRNTMPILRANKTGHIFNISSVGGYYGEFPGWGIYCSTKFAVAGLTESLAAEIKPFGLHATIVYPGYFRTDFLKDSSLLLPENPIAEYKNVRESESAHKDDINGNQPGDPVKLAEALIKVSHDQNPPLHLFLGEDAYNMANQKITSVQSELEGWKSVSVSTGF, from the coding sequence ATGGACAATAAAAAAGTTTGGTTTATCACAGGTGCTTCAAAAGGCATCGGATTAGAATTAGCTAAAAAATTATTAGCAGAAGGTTATAAAGTTGCTGCAACATCAAGAATTGAAGCGTCTTTAATAAAAGAATTAGGAAATACATCTGAAAGTTTTCTTCCTCTTGAAATGGATTTGGTAGATGAAAAAAGCGTGAAAAATGCAATTGATAAAACTATAAATCATTTTAAAACAATTGATGTTTTAGTAAATAACGCAGGCTACGGATTATTAGGAACACTTGAAGAATTAACTGATACAGAAGCAAGAAAAAATTACGAAGTAAATGTTTTCGGATTGTTGAATGTCATTAGAAACACAATGCCAATTCTTCGTGCCAACAAAACGGGGCATATTTTTAATATTTCTTCTGTTGGAGGTTACTACGGAGAATTTCCAGGTTGGGGAATTTATTGCTCTACAAAATTTGCTGTTGCAGGTTTAACAGAATCATTAGCCGCAGAAATAAAACCATTCGGACTTCATGCAACAATCGTTTACCCAGGTTATTTTAGAACAGATTTCTTAAAAGACAGTTCTTTATTATTGCCAGAAAACCCAATTGCAGAATATAAAAATGTAAGGGAGTCTGAAAGTGCTCACAAAGATGATATCAACGGAAATCAACCTGGAGATCCAGTTAAATTAGCTGAAGCTTTAATAAAAGTAAGTCACGATCAAAACCCGCCACTGCATTTGTTTTTAGGCGAAGATGCGTATAATATGGCAAATCAAAAAATAACAAGTGTTCAGAGTGAATTAGAAGGATGGAAATCTGTTTCTGTTTCGACTGGTTTTTAA
- a CDS encoding ectonucleotide pyrophosphatase/phosphodiesterase yields the protein MKKHFTSLLSLFFLSLSFVLQAQNTKDNYVVLVSMDGFRWDYGKQFNLPNLKQISKEGVHAKSMKPSYPTKTFPNHYTIVTGLYPDHHGIINNVFYDAELNQSFSLSSEAKNDSRFYGGNPIWNLAEQQGVKTASFFWPGSDIDKRNPSYFKNYNGKIPYEARIDTVMKWLQLPEKQRPHLVTLYFDEPDHSGHNFGPLSPQTKKAAIKMDSIMGELSRRLDQLPIGKQINLIIVSDHGMADISNDKKVAVLDYLKPEWLGYKDVINPIMSLQAKDGFKDSIANALKKVPNIKFWKAAEVPERLHYGTNPRAHDFVIEAEKGYSLVSKESTHIKGGTHGYDNDNKDMHAIFYAKGPAFKVDKTVKTFPNISVYPLIAHILGLQTGEIDGKLSDVKSMLR from the coding sequence ATGAAAAAGCATTTTACCTCACTTCTATCCTTATTTTTTCTTTCACTTTCATTCGTTTTACAAGCCCAAAACACTAAAGACAATTATGTAGTTTTAGTTTCAATGGATGGATTTCGCTGGGATTACGGCAAGCAATTCAATCTTCCTAATCTTAAACAAATTTCGAAAGAAGGTGTTCACGCCAAATCAATGAAACCTTCTTATCCGACGAAAACTTTTCCAAATCATTACACTATTGTGACCGGTCTTTATCCTGATCATCACGGAATTATAAATAATGTTTTTTATGATGCTGAATTAAATCAATCTTTTTCATTATCAAGCGAAGCAAAAAATGATTCTCGTTTTTATGGAGGAAACCCTATTTGGAATTTAGCCGAACAGCAAGGTGTAAAAACCGCTTCGTTCTTTTGGCCGGGTTCTGATATTGACAAAAGAAACCCAAGTTATTTTAAAAATTACAATGGCAAAATTCCATACGAGGCTAGAATTGATACGGTTATGAAATGGCTGCAGCTTCCAGAAAAACAAAGACCTCATCTGGTAACTTTGTATTTTGATGAACCCGATCATTCAGGTCATAATTTTGGTCCGCTTTCTCCGCAAACTAAAAAAGCCGCAATCAAAATGGATTCAATAATGGGTGAATTATCCAGAAGATTGGACCAATTACCAATCGGAAAACAAATCAATTTGATTATTGTTTCAGATCATGGAATGGCAGATATTTCTAATGATAAAAAAGTAGCTGTTTTAGATTACCTAAAACCAGAATGGCTCGGATACAAAGATGTAATCAACCCAATTATGAGTTTACAAGCAAAAGACGGATTCAAAGATTCGATTGCAAATGCTTTAAAAAAAGTACCAAATATCAAATTCTGGAAAGCTGCTGAAGTTCCTGAAAGACTTCATTATGGAACTAATCCCCGTGCGCATGATTTTGTCATTGAAGCAGAAAAAGGATATAGTTTAGTAAGTAAAGAAAGCACGCATATTAAAGGTGGAACTCATGGTTATGATAACGACAACAAAGACATGCACGCTATTTTTTATGCGAAAGGTCCTGCTTTTAAAGTTGACAAAACAGTCAAAACTTTCCCAAACATCTCTGTTTATCCTTTAATTGCCCATATTTTAGGATTGCAAACAGGTGAAATTGATGGAAAGTTAAGCGATGTAAAATCGATGCTTCGCTAA
- a CDS encoding co-chaperone GroES, whose product MALNIKPLSDRVLIEPVAAETKTASGIFIPDTAKEKPQKGTVVAVGNGTKDHTMTVKVGDTVLYGKYAGTELKLEGTDYLIMREDDILAII is encoded by the coding sequence ATGGCTTTAAACATTAAACCGCTTTCAGACCGCGTACTTATTGAGCCTGTTGCAGCTGAAACCAAAACTGCTTCAGGTATTTTTATTCCAGATACTGCCAAAGAAAAACCACAAAAAGGAACTGTCGTTGCAGTAGGAAACGGAACTAAAGATCATACAATGACTGTAAAAGTTGGTGATACTGTTTTGTACGGTAAATATGCTGGAACAGAATTAAAATTAGAAGGCACTGATTACCTAATCATGCGCGAGGATGATATTTTAGCAATTATTTAA